Proteins encoded by one window of Chryseobacterium foetidum:
- a CDS encoding phenylacetate--CoA ligase family protein, translating to MELFPLIEKSDIQDIKKFQEEKLRDLLKYLEANSPFYQKLFKENNIHVSDIQTLEDLKKIPTTSKNDIQQNNDEFFCVQQSQIVDYSTTSGTLGDPVTFGLSENDMERIAYNEAISLACAGIQKGDVVQMITTIDKRFIAGLAYLLGLRKMGASVIRMGPGIPELQWDSIFRYKPKYLITVPSFLLKMIDYAEKNGIDYKNSSVYGAVCIGESIKNQDFSDNILSQKIKEKWDIQLYSTYASTEMSTAFTECEFQIGGHQHPELIITEILDDEENPVKDGESGELTITTLGVEALPLLRFKTGDLVKAHYEPCKCGRNTMRLGPVVGRKQQMIKYKGTTLYPPAMNDILNDFDGILCYQIVIQSNEIGLDEIIIKLSTERDDESFEGEVRDHFRAKLRVSPKIEMVDFDVLSKTVFNPNSRKPINFLDLR from the coding sequence TTGGAACTCTTCCCGCTCATCGAGAAATCAGACATTCAGGACATCAAAAAGTTTCAGGAAGAAAAACTTCGGGATCTTTTGAAATATCTGGAAGCAAATTCACCTTTTTATCAGAAATTATTTAAAGAAAATAATATTCACGTTTCTGATATCCAGACTTTGGAAGATTTGAAAAAAATTCCAACGACTTCGAAGAATGATATCCAGCAGAATAATGATGAATTTTTCTGTGTTCAACAATCTCAAATCGTTGATTACAGCACAACTTCCGGTACATTGGGCGATCCTGTGACTTTCGGTCTGTCTGAAAATGATATGGAACGAATTGCTTACAACGAAGCAATCTCGCTCGCCTGCGCAGGAATTCAGAAGGGCGACGTCGTACAGATGATTACAACCATTGACAAAAGATTTATTGCAGGACTTGCTTATCTTTTAGGTTTGAGAAAAATGGGAGCAAGTGTCATCAGAATGGGACCGGGGATTCCGGAACTTCAATGGGATTCTATTTTCAGATATAAACCGAAATATTTAATTACAGTTCCATCTTTTCTTTTAAAAATGATCGATTACGCTGAGAAAAACGGGATTGATTATAAAAATTCAAGCGTTTACGGAGCGGTTTGCATTGGTGAAAGTATCAAAAATCAGGATTTTTCCGACAATATTCTTTCGCAGAAAATTAAAGAAAAATGGGATATTCAACTGTATTCAACTTATGCGTCTACGGAAATGAGCACGGCGTTCACTGAATGTGAATTTCAGATTGGCGGACATCAGCATCCGGAATTAATTATTACCGAAATTCTCGATGATGAAGAAAATCCTGTGAAAGATGGAGAAAGCGGCGAACTGACGATTACGACGTTGGGAGTTGAAGCTTTACCATTGTTAAGATTCAAAACGGGAGATTTAGTTAAAGCTCATTATGAACCTTGTAAATGCGGAAGAAATACGATGAGATTAGGCCCGGTTGTGGGCAGAAAACAGCAAATGATAAAATATAAAGGAACGACATTGTATCCCCCGGCAATGAACGATATTCTGAATGATTTTGACGGAATTTTATGTTACCAGATTGTGATTCAGTCGAATGAGATTGGTTTGGATGAAATTATCATTAAACTCAGCACAGAACGGGATGACGAAAGTTTTGAAGGCGAAGTACGTGACCATTTCAGAGCAAAATTAAGGGTAAGTCCGAAAATTGAAATGGTAGATTTTGATGTTTTGTCGAAAACGGTATTTAATCCG